The DNA region GAAAGGACTTCTGGAGACAAAAAAGACCAATAGGTTCCTCCTTCTGATATCCATTGGTTCTTCCATGGAGAACATGGATCTGAGAGCCCTCATGGGGAAGGTGTCCAGGCTTCTGAGCAGAGCTTTTCTGGTGGGGGAAAGAGGAGGGACAGGAAAGTCCATCTCATTCCACAGGACAGCTGTAGTGTCATGGGATGGGGAGACACTGACTGTTTTCTCCTGATGTCTGCCTCAACCCAGGGGAAAGGGCTTGGTGTTTCtgagtgaagaagaaaaatccctgTTCCTGCGCATCCCCTGCAATGGTGGCGAGCAGCACTTCACCACCCTCCTCAGTGACCTGGCACGCACAGACATCACCTCCGTGTACCGGCTGGGTAAGTTTCCCCTCTCCTTATGTGCCCAATCCCCTGGCTCCCCATGGAGAGCAATGCTGGGCAGTGTCTAGATTGCTCCTTGCTCAGGGCTTTGCAACGGTAATAACTGCTGTGGTTGAGACAGCCTCCAAACCCTCTGCTCAGGCTGGTCATGGAGGCTGTAGATACCCTCAGGAGCTGGGCCCTGCCACACTCCAGTGTGTAGGGGTCTTTTCTGCTTCCAGGGCAGCTCCTCAGCTGTGCTTCACCCTGGCAGATGCTGCTCTCCACTGATCCTGGTTGTAGGTCCCTGCCTACAGCAGGTCCCTGCTGCTGTCTGACCTTCGGGTGTCTACCGAGGGGAATGCACAGCTAAAGTGGCAGGTGACATCATCTCCATGCCCGTAGCAGGAGCCAGGAGGGCACGGTTCCTGGGggtttttctcagtttctctgtGCTTGCTGTGTGGCTTTTGCACCATGTCTAATTCCTCTGTCTGTATTTCTTGCCTTCTCACTCCCTAGAAGCACAATGTGGCCGTGCAGGGCTGACCTTGGGATCTCCTAGGGTCCAGGGGACCTGCCAGGCCATCCGGCTCAGATGCAGTGAGCCTGAGGTAGAGCCTGTCAGAGATAACCACATACCTGAAACCTCTGAACAGACACAACAAGGATCTTAAGAGAGATAAAAACCTGATAAAACTCTACCCGTGCAAAATAAGACCTGCTTGTTCCCAGGTAACTATAATGTTACCGGTGCTCACCTCACCACTAGCTAAAACCTGTTGTCCATGGTCTTATAGAGAGCCCAGCCCCAGTAGACAGAGGGGTGAAACCGTAGCTGCATGTGGTGTCTGTGGCCAGAAGTAAGCTCGATCTCCATATACATGCCTGGGGTttagcagagcagcagaaaatctCTCTGAGGTTTGAGCACTGTGTCTGCACGTTAGCACTGACCAAAGCTTtggtctttttgttttctgtttctctcttcgTGTAGAAGGTTTTGAACCTACAGCCATGTTCCCGAAGGTGCCATCAGGTGAGTATGTGGGGGAGACAGAATGGGATGCTTTTAGGATGACTTCTGGGGGTGGATGTTGACATGGGAAAACATCCCACGGTGGTTTGCCTGTCCCTTCCAGAGGCTGTTCTTCGTGGCTATAAAGATACCCAGCTGCTCCAGTCTTGGGAGGAAATAAATGACTTGGCTACAACTAGTACCTCCGAGCTGTCTAGCCCAGGGAGTGAATCAGCCCCTGCTACACTGGAAGATgttctcctggagaagctggaTGATTTTGATGATCCCAAGTTTTTTATTGACCTGAATGCTGGACACATGGAAGATGCTGATGTGTTTGACCCCATATTGACCTTCCTTAACCAAGACAGTTATGTACCCAGTTTCCAGAGCCTCTATGATCtcaatttttccttcctcaacTCCACTTTTTATGGTTTCTCTGATGAGGATGAGCTGGTCTTGTACCTAGAGACGTCCAGGAACTGGGCCAAGAGGACTCATTCAGTGTGGGCTCATGTCAGGCTCTGTTTCCTCTTGGGTAAGCTCTGCATCAAAAAGGTCAAGTTCTCTCAGGCTCGAGTCTACTTTGAGGAAGCCATGAGTGTCATGGACAGGGGCTTTGGGGACCTGcccctgctggctgccttgcATGTGAACCTTGCCTCTGTTTACTTGAAACAGAACATGAAGCCCAAGTTCTCCTCCCTACTGGGAAAAATGGTGGCCTTGCTTGTCTGCCTGCCTGGCCGCTCTTTCAGCTCTGAGAATGAGCTGGAAGTCATGATGTACATCCTGAGGGAAGCCGTTGCTGTGGGTAATGCTCCCTTGGAGGCACGGGTCTGCTTCCTTATTGTCAAGCTCTTCCTACAACTGGGCAAAACCGATGAAGTGCTGCCCTTTACTGAGCATCTTCAATGTCTCACCGCCACTTTACTCAGCACGGACACTAGTTCTGTGCCGCTGGATGCCACCCCCATCTTGAGCTACCTGTATGAGAAGAAGTACTTGCCAAATATCGCACTGGCCTCCGCCAGGTTGTTTGTTCCCAGTGGCATCAAGGGGGCACCAACACCTATTTGGAAAGCTGGCTTCATCCTCCAAAATGCATCCAAACTCCTGGGAAGCAAACCGGAGaggagcagcatcccagcactggCTTGTTTCTATCTCAAGCAAGCACTGCATTTCTCCTGCGAGACCAAAGCTGTGCCCATGCAGAGGACGTTGTGTGCCATCTTGTCAAGGATGTACCTCCAGCATGGCGCGTTGGATGGGGCAGTTAGTTATGCAGCCACGGCTGTAACCCTCAGCAGACTGATGGGTGAGGAGGAGGCTTTCGAGTCTTCCCTCTCTTTGGCTTGGATGTATCtcctgcacagccagccaggCCCAGCTGCAGACATGATGTGGCAGCTCTTGCACTCTCTGCACAGGACGGACAGCGTGACTCAGGGTGGAGCGGTGCACAATCTCCTGGCCATTGCCCTCAAAGGGGAAGGGCAAGTGCAAAAAGCTGCAGAGAACTATCTCCATGCCCTGCACAAAGCCAAGGACACTGGGAACAAGAGGAACCAGGCTATTGCCCTGGCTAACCTGGGCCAGCTGAGCCTCTCGCGTGGGGCGAGCCAGCTGTCTGAGCTCTACCTGCTCCAGTCAGCTCAGCTCTACACTGAGCTCCAGAGCAGCGAAGACCTGGAGATGGAGTTGGtgcaggtgctgctgtggctAGCGCAGGCCATGGTG from Falco biarmicus isolate bFalBia1 chromosome 8, bFalBia1.pri, whole genome shotgun sequence includes:
- the SH3TC2 gene encoding SH3 domain and tetratricopeptide repeat-containing protein 2 isoform X5, which codes for MQAQEDRFLLTFKTLEEVWKFSTYLTLGYVGSCLEQLLFDQDYWLNCALMEDTEIRVTVDEDRLATIYMGLLLQEGNFFSRAVPGAWQPEQKGEEGLQLYRNELIHVKNVGEESKWEGMSLLTGQRGLVPVTALEPIPHPFYQWFLKNYAVSFGISQEISGTTSQTIVKGRCTATEDHRGAAWDELSFSKGDGIEVIGFFIPGLPWFVGKSLSSGSIGFVPTRYISPEACEPLGKGLVFLSEEEKSLFLRIPCNGGEQHFTTLLSDLARTDITSVYRLEGFEPTAMFPKVPSEAVLRGYKDTQLLQSWEEINDLATTSTSELSSPGSESAPATLEDVLLEKLDDFDDPKFFIDLNAGHMEDADVFDPILTFLNQDSYVPSFQSLYDLNFSFLNSTFYGFSDEDELVLYLETSRNWAKRTHSVWAHVRLCFLLGKLCIKKVKFSQARVYFEEAMSVMDRGFGDLPLLAALHVNLASVYLKQNMKPKFSSLLGKMVALLVCLPGRSFSSENELEVMMYILREAVAVGNAPLEARVCFLIVKLFLQLGKTDEVLPFTEHLQCLTATLLSTDTSSVPLDATPILSYLYEKKYLPNIALASARLFVPSGIKGAPTPIWKAGFILQNASKLLGSKPERSSIPALACFYLKQALHFSCETKAVPMQRTLCAILSRMYLQHGALDGAVSYAATAVTLSRLMGEEEAFESSLSLAWMYLLHSQPGPAADMMWQLLHSLHRTDSVTQGGAVHNLLAIALKGEGQVQKAAENYLHALHKAKDTGNKRNQAIALANLGQLSLSRGASQLSELYLLQSAQLYTELQSSEDLEMELVQVLLWLAQAMVNSQRVEGGKLCYELALVFALKWHNVRSQLHITECLCHFYSKVSPSLQACVTYHEHWVSLAQQLQDRELEGNVLQALSQLYQALGTSEALRKSLDCTKQSLRIFIDLEETVKAAEAWLQAGRLYYLMQEDELVEMYFQAAIQTALKWDDFSLAMDLYEKAGDTFFNGSRNRDRAVEFYRGGAVPLARKLKAIKTELRLFNKLAELQIGLQGYEKALEFATLAARLSIRVGDQMQELVAFHRLATVYYFLHMYEMAEDCYLKTLVLRPPLLQCSGEALYYCKVYCHLGNLTLHKLKDEQDAAAYFLLALAAATELGDQELQDLIRSKLGDIPGAPWGAESTLGHATYRPRWLSEGGHVV